The genomic stretch ATCCTTAGATTGGGGTGTCCGTGGGAGTCATTTATTTCCAATGGAATGACAATCTGATATGATATATATCTTGGTAGTTACACATGCTACCCCCTTGCTTTGGTCCTGGTAATAACTGATGCTTAGCTTAGTTTTATCCCCCTTGCTTTGCCTGTGTTCATGGAGTAGATTTCTTGGCTTCTTATGCATTGAAATAACAGTGAACCTCATGCTGCATGATACTGGCTTTCACGATTTGTATGTATTGTAGACTATTGTATTCTGATGGTGAACTCTTACGAGTGAATATTGCGGCCTTGATATATCATCAGCTTCTACTTTCTGTTAATTGCTTTATAATTATTTTACTCCAGGTCTCTAACCCTCCCACCAGAAAATGACTAGCCCAACCGCATCACTTGGGATTGCGTGAACCTTTGAATTGCCCCTACCTCTAATTCTTTGACCCTTCTGACAGGTTTGTATCGATAACGGGTACCAATCTTTTTTTCAACATTTTCGTTTTCCTCGCATGTAAAGTGCTCTGCATGTTAGTTAGGCATAAAGTAGATGGGTTCTACTATTTAGTTCTTATTTTTGCACAGGTTTCAGTGTTCCCAGTAAGTTTCAGTGCTTGATTTCCATTCATATTTGGTCGTTTCTCTATAAGAACAAATTTGGCAATTTTGTTAGTTTCATATACTCCCTGTAAAAAGCATAAAGTTGTTATGCCACCTGGTATTTCTTTTGTCATTAGCACTTTAGCAGTCATATGACCAGTATCTTGGCCGACAACGACCTGCATTGTGTCAAGAAAATGAGACAAATGCAAGGAATTTCCATAGTTGGTTTAGAGGTCTTGTGACAAGTTGAACACATGCCTATGTAGTATATTCAAATGGACATTTAATTCAGATTCTTGAGAAGTGAAATTGCATTTTTATGATGCTAACATTATGAAGTTACCTTACCTTAATCTGCAAATTGTACATTTTTTTTCTAATGATATTCATGGCTGTCTTTCTCGCAGATTGAGATTGGATTATCGTTATTTTTGAAATACATTTCTTTAAGTGTGTTAGGAATCTTAAATGACAACATTTTGTCTGAGGATTCTATTTTTTTAATATGTTATGTCCTCTCTCAAGTGTTAGGTAATCTTGGGGCGAGCAGCAGATGTCGTGGATGGCCGCGACAGAGTACTTGGTAGATTAGATGTGGTGGGAATTGAGTGAGGGTGTGGCAGATCAATGCGGAGGGTAGGGAGATAGATTAACACGAGAATCACGATGGGGATGGGTGGTATCAGCTGAGAATAGTGGTGAACATTATTTATATTGGGCAAACATTTGTAATACAGTAGTTTATGGTCCTGTGGTATCGGTTAAGGGGCTCAAAATCTGGAAACAGACTTTTTCTGTCTTGCTAatgtagatttttttttaaattagtAATTGTTCTTTTATGCTTCTTTTATGATGCTACTCCTTTTGGTACAATAACTACAATTTGGCGGGAGcttatacaaattatcaaaagctAAAAAAATAGTGTGAAATTTTACTAAATTGTCATATCTAATTGTATCTTATTAAAACCGTTAAATTTTGAACTAATTCATAATGTTAAAGTAAGCTAAAACGTATGGTTTAAGGTCTAAATTAATTCTaccttgcgcgatagcgcaacgggtcatctagtatgTTAATGGAGGAGGGAGGATGTGGATATTTTTGCCGGGACCGAAAACAAAAACAGGAAACGGCAGAGCGTGTGTGACGTGCGGGCCATGTCGAGGTGGCCCCCACGTGTCATGGTCTTCAGCCCCCGATACCGATAAGAAGGGGCGCGCATCTGGGCTGGGGCTGGGCGTGTGGTGGTCGCGTCGCCTGCCTCCTCCCTTCCTCCCACTCCGAgaccgaggaagaagaagaagagcatctCACCTCGGAGCCAGAGATGTGCGGCGGCGGCAGGCGCGCGAGGAGGTGCTGCTGTTGCTAGGGCTTCGGATTTGGAAGAGCGGGCAAGGAGGAGGGATCTGGCGGGAGGAGCAGAGGCGGATCTGGCTGTTGAGGGGCGGATCTGGTGGCGTCTCGCTGGTCGGTAACTAGGCCTACCTCTGCCCGATCCCTTGTCGCCGCTTCCCGATTTCGAAATTTCtctttccccttccccttccccatccccttccccttcttctttcTGGGGCTCGCTCCTTCTCTTCTTGCACCGGCTTCCCCCGGTTTCCCCCTTTGCAAGTTCTAGCGCGAGCCGCCGGATCTGGTCTGGAGGATTGATTCGTATCGTCCGCTCTCGCCCGCCTCGCTCCACCTCACGATTCCATGGCCACGATTCGCGAGCAGATCTGCTTCCAGTCCGCCGCGATTTTTGACCAAAcctttcttctcttctcttctcttctcttctcttctcttcttttctttgAACAAGTAGCTGCGTCTTATCTTACTTTATCTATCTATGATATATGATGAAATCCACCTGCGTGCCAAAAGCGAATACTACCAACAACAGATTAATCTTGTTTGATCAACTAACCTTTCTGTTTCTTCTTCTACCAGGTGGCTGCAGCGCAAGGCATGGAGCACTACACCATGAGGCTcggccctgccgccgccgccgccgcgcagcagCTCTCCTGGGGAGGGGATCCGCCGTTGCCCGACCGAAGGTCGAGGTTCTGGCAGATGGACTACGcctcgcagcagcagcagcgcatcgAGGTCATATGCCCACAGCCGCGCCGCCTGTCCCGCCCTCCGTTCCTCATGGAGCCCGTCACCAGGGCTAGCGCCAAGCCCAACGGGTTCGTTCCTGCGCTCTCCCATCAGACCTCGCGCTCATCCGGTTATTAGTATATGACATGCTTGCACAAGTTGGATTGCTGATTGGCGTGTGTTTGCATATGGTCCTCGGTAGACATACAGCAGACATGGTGGTGTCATTGCATAAGCAACATGCTCTCTTGTGCTCTGTATGGCATGCTTGCATGGTAGCAAATGTACTTTTTTTTTAGAGGAAAAGGGACATGACATGTCTATAACCGTTGGAGCTGACgcacaaaaagaaaaacaaagtacTCAAGCAACTTGATATAGGGTTACATCTGGAACGGACGTCATGCATCATCGATTCAACGGACCAAAGATAATTAGTGCAATACAAACCATGCATCCAGGCAATGGTACCAAGAAACTTGATGTCATAAGGCTTATAACGGTTGATAGATTCTTTCTTTAATTAAACTGTTAAATAAATACACAATTAGAAGCTTGCGGAAGTGTAACATAGGCTCTGTATGCAACCAATTGAGCTTGCGCGTAGCGACAAACTAGGCAAGAAACATGGTTTACTTTCTGCAGAGCACATTCAAACTAGGCAAGAAACATGGTTTACTTTCTGCAGAGCACATTCCATTAATATATCTCCCGGTACTGTTATCCAAGTCCAGCAGCTTGAGAAATTAAGTAAGGAACATTTTGCGGTTTCCTCTGACCTATGTTCCTCGATTATTGCAGGACACTGCAAGTGTATAGAGCAGACTCCGCCTCTGATATCCTTGATCTCATCCTCAGCAAGGTAACACTCTTCTTGGTCCTTTTAAATTGCCAGACTCTGATTATTGTGTGCTGCATCATATCCTCAATGTCTGATACCAACTCTCTTTTTTCAGAATGACCCTGATGTTGATACTGATCCAGGCAGCCAGGTGACCTTTTTCTGTGGCTCGCCTCCTGTCCGCACTAACAACCCTGTTGTGAATGATCCGCAGTTTGGTAGGAACACACCTTCTTTTTCTCCTCTAGGGAGTAGCCCATTCAGCAAGATGCTCGGTGGAAGAGCTGAAGTAGGCTCTCCGTCTTGCGGGGCTAGTAGCAGTCCGAAAGTAAGGATCGAAGGTTTCGCGTGCGGGAACAAAGAGACCCAGTGTGCAGTGACCTTTGCCTGAGCAATTTGATCATATCCCCATTGACCCTAGCGCTATTTTGCCACCTCAACCAACCTGTAAATTTTCCGCCCTGAGGATACAGCTGGTTACTTAATTTTAAGTTAGTAGTACCTGTTGGAGTTGAGTCGTCATGAGTTCGTGGTCTGCCCACCCTACTGGTTGTGTGGCTTTTGGAACTGCACAATCGCAGCAGAGAGCTTCCGGATGTACATAAGAGAAGTGTCTCGTGATCTGTTGTCTTTGTATCTACATCTTGTAATGTGTTTTTAGCAAGTCAGGGTTCTGTGGGTGTGTGGTCAGTGTCTGTAAATACCGTCCTGTCCTGCATTCAGATGCATAATGGAGTAACTATTCTATTCTATTACTCCTCTTGTCTACTGGTCTATTATTATCGTAGCATTTTAGAAACTGTGAATCTGCTGATATTAAAACTCATCTGTTATTATTGTATTACTTTCCTTCAGTTCTCAGGCATCGTTTCAGCTCATTCTGTTGATTCGCATGTAACTTGACcaatctttatatttcatgtatgtGCAATGCGTATTGTTGTAACAATGAATTGCAACTGTGAATTGTGCTTTGTCTGGTTTGGTTAATTAGTATTTTCTTGAATTTACTTTTTAGCTGGCTGGCTTTGAACCCATTTCTGGATCCTGCAGTGAGACAATATTTTGCCAATGGAGTATGGTCTCATTGTGTTTGTTCCGAAGCATGATTCTTGGTTCTTGATCTATTATTACCAGCATAGCCGACGTTGAAGGTCATTGATTCAGTGCTCTGTTGTAGCTTCTGTGAAATTATTTTTGCTGACATTGAACTCCATATGTTGGTCACATATAGTTTCTTCTGCATTGGTGTGATTTGTTTGGTGTTTATGAAATATACCGTGACTGAGATGATTTTTGCCAGTGTCGGGCATGTAActtcactaagagcatctccaccggtagcccccaaataggcgccggcacctCTGTTTGGGGGGCATcggcacaacatcctccatttagggagctgctcccacactgCGCTCCCAAATAGGCCCGATAGATTTGGAAatttaaatacaaaaaattaaATACAAATTTGCAACACGAATATTCATACgtagttcgaacgaaatttgtacaaatttaacgtGAATTTAAACTACAATACTAAAAATAAACATCTAGCGGcacggggagtcgaaggcgctgaaaTCCAGGTCGACGCCGCTGGATGTCCCGAAGGACCAGCTATCGGcgtcgtcggccttctcctcctttggcgtcggcagctcggatggtccggcgaggtcgacggtccggcgaggtcgacgtagttggcgccgtggtccctggcggaccacaccgccgcctgccgcgggtcgatCGCGATGTGGCGATAGTCTTCGTCGACAGAGCGGCCGAGGATGAAGTTCTAGCCGGGGAActcttcctcgtcgccgtcgccacggagggccgcccgcgcctcggcctccttctcccacaatgtcttcttcgccggcggaagtgCTCGGTGAGGTgtcctccttgacgcgggagcggcggcccgaccccgtcgtccgacgaCCCGGAGCGGAGGAGGCACCCGCGCCGCGTCGTCGCGGATGACGACAcctccggaaggaggcgcgggcgcggccgagcgcgtgcgcCCGACGGCGGACGATCCGGTGCGGgaggttccggacgccgcggtccgTGCCGGCGCCCCCTGCGTGGTAGGCGTCGGCGCCATGATCGCCGCCTGCGGGAAGTAGACCGGCTCCCGTTGCCCGCGGAAGCGTGGACGGTAGTCGTACTCGTGGAGCGTGGCGTCGACgtcgcggccgtaccaccaggcacggcggccgatgttgttgaagcggccgcccgAGGGATTGTCCGTCCGCGCGGAGCGCGACGACGCGCTCGTTGCTGAAGCGCTGTTCCCAGGACGGGCTGTCGAGGGCATTCTCCGGGAGGCTCCTCTCCTCGGCGTCATCTCGGAGCGCCGTTGCCTGGCGAGAGCCCGCGTCTGTGGTcctcgcggcggcgatggcggcatggcgaagccgccgttggagacgtgccaTCCGTGCGGCAGCTTGTACTGcactggcacggggatgcggtgcCGCGATACAGCACGCCGACCTCGTCGTACGACAGCTGCATCGAGCGGAggatgccgccgccgctgccgccggcctggtcgttgtgcgccatcgccGGGTGGTGGTTCGCGCGGAGGTGggatggcggcggctagggatggACGGCGGGGAAAAGAGAGGAGTGCGAGCTAGTGTGGTTTTAAGGaaggcggcggacgcgcattgaaggcgcgtgggtaaggtaggtggacgccgcgtggccagtcgccgccctcgctgttttggtttccatgcgggaggccattaacgccgatgGTCAACCTCCCCACGTCGTTTCCGACGTGAACCGCCGTGCcccctcgctgacaaggcgcccccacccacGAAAACCGTCgtttcgcgaggcgccggcgcaccTGATTCACGCCCTTGGCGAAGAGGCTGGCACGGGGTTGTCGACGatcctattgggctccaaaattggccgacgccgtttggggcgcgTTGGTGTGTgtccattttcgctcccggccgcCAAAATGCTATCGAGCCGGTATCGGGGGCGTGTCTTTCTGTTGGACTAATGGTAACTATTTTGATGCATAatgtgttataaaagcgacaagcaaataacgaagaaggaTAAAGGGAAACGCAGCGGTGAcataagatttaacgtggaaaaccccttccaacacagaagggaaaaAAACCATGGgctccagccagcaaaacttcactatatcggggagtgtttacaaacgccgtgggttatcttataatctgataaatcctagccggcggcttacacgatgtatatataggcggtgccaacgatacaTACCGTACCGCGGGTCgttagaagttagcctccctttagtatatgaatttggatcacaatacaacatatTGAAGATACTATGCTGTTATATTAGGGTGGAGATTTGTGGCTCCCGGCCACCAGTGAACCTGTTGTTTaaattttttctttcaaaaatcaTATTCGTAGGTTTCAATTTCTTTTGGAAATAAATACGGGTGTAGGTAATGAGGTATCCCACAAACCTGGAAAATATCAATtttaaatactccctccatcccacgaTGCAGGTAGTATCATCTAATTTTttgacaaatcttaaacaaacttcatgagacggagggagtactttgcattatgagctacacaaaaatgataaatatgTGGATGATCTGTGTTAGATTGATCTCTCTCCCCCGTGGGCCCAACGGCCCACCGGGCCCCTTTGACCTGCGTCTCTGATCGGGGCGCCCAACCCgttatggttggtgggcccctgtcgccagcGCTATAGAGAGAGGTGGGGGGCCGGCGGCTCGTAGTACGAGGTTCACCGCGTTGCCGTACGCCCCACCGACAAACCAATCCGATCTAGGGTTAAGCGCGGCActgacgggaagctccgccgccgccgacacgACCTCACCGCCGACACCACCATGTCGACGTCCGACGGTTCATCCTCCAAAGGAGAAGGTAACCATTCCCCAATCTCGACCCCTCTACCTCTCAGTATATATAGATAGTTTATTTACAGAGACAGTTCTACCCGATATAGGATCTACTCTAGTTGTTCATCGGAtctaacaatggtatcagagctgGCTCCTAGTAGTAGATCCATTGATtcgggaaaagaaaaaaaactctaGCTTCCCCACCGAAAGAAAAGTGCACcggccagggcctcgggccgCCGGCAAAGTAAGCGCCGCCGCAAGGCCGCGCCGTTCCTCTCGATCCTGGTGCGCATCGGCAAGCTGAGGCACCGGGAAGAAGAACTACTCTCTCTCAACCTGCTGCTACCGCGGCTGTGCGAGACGGGGGCAAAGAAAAGAAACCTACCGTGCTTACCGTGCTGTTGTTCACGGTCGCCGGCAAAGAAAAGAAGCGCCGCCTCTGCTCCGCTTGACAGCTACGCGCCCACCCTCGGGTGCACGCGCCGCCGGCAAGAGGGGCAGGGGGGCGCCGCCGTGTCTTCTCCGCCGTTGGCCATCAGGTCTAGTGGGTGGTGGGAGATGCAGGTACAGAAAAGAGCAAAGAGGCTGCGCGGCTGGCCGGGCAGGGGCTGCTGCGGGGCGCTGCTGCGTGCTGCCGTCGCCGGCAGTGAGCGCTCggggctgttggagatatgcccaagaggcaataataaagtggttattatatatcttcatgtttatgataaatgtttacataccatgctataattgtattaaccggaacattgatacatgtgtgttatgtgaacaacaaggagtacctagtaagcctcttgtataactagcttgttgattaatagatgatcatcgtttcgtgatcatgaacattggatgttattaataacaaggttatgtcattgatgaatgatgtaatggacacacctaattaaacatagcataagatcacgtcattaagttcatttgctataagctttcgatacatagttacctagtccttcgaccatgagatcatgtaaatcacttatgctggaagggtactttgattacatcaaacgccactcgcgtaaatgggtggttataaatgtgggattaagtattcggaaagtatgagttgaggcatatggatcaacaatgggatttgtccatcccgatgacggatagatatactctgggccctctcggtggaatgtcgtctaattagcttgcaagcatgtgactgggtcacaagagatgacataccacggtacgagtaaagagtacttgtcggtaacgaggttgaacaaggtatggagataccgatgatcggacctcggataagtaaagtatcgtgcGACAAAGGGAATTCGTatcatatgttaatggttcattcgatcactaagtcatcgctgaatgtgtggggaccattatggatctccaggtctcgctattggttattgatcggagaagagtctcgatcatgtctgcatagttcacgaaccgtagggtgacacacttaaggttcgatgttgtttaagtagatatggaatatgagatggagaccgaatgttattcggagtctcggatgggatccaggaaatcacgagaaggtccggaatggtccggagaataagattcatataagggaagtcgtCTTCCGAGGTTCGGGAAAATATCGGTAttttgaccgaagcttctagaaggttctagtggGCCACCGATGGGCCCACCACCtcgggaggggccacatgggccGAAGAGGTGCTGCCTAGCCTAAATGGGCTGGGCGCACCATGCTAACCAGCCCAACCCCAAGCAAGCTTAAGGGACAAGTTTCCCATAACTTAAGGGCTAAGTTTCCCCGAAACTTGAGGGTCAAGTTTGCcctttttgtgggccggcccaaggaggAAAAGTAAGGGCCAAGGCATCCCATGGCTGCTccctcccctatataaagaggggagaagCAAGGGTGCTTGGGGTCCAAGAACtaagaaaccctagccaccatccTCTCTCTGTCCTTGCTCctgtaccggcttggcgaagccctgcaggaaatcttctccaccaccaccaccacaccgtcgtgctgttgggatttcaagaaggatctactacatccgctgcccgctggaacggggagaggacgtcttcatcgacaccgtacgtgtgaccgagtacggaggtgctgcccgcttGCAGCACTAGAAGGACTACATCTCGAACTTGAGTTCGGCAagagtacgactacatcatccacgggaTTTGATCTCATTAACACTTTGGATCTTCAAGGGTACGtctctcatctatctcgttgctcaGATCTGGTAGATAAGATCTTGGtggtattcgttcttgcggtagaaattttttgttttccatgcaacgaacccatcagtggtatcagagccgtgtctatgcatagatctgttgcacgagtagaacacaatggttttgtgggcgttgatgcttttgttgttcttagttagtgcactttgcatcttgcgggatggtgggatgaagcggcccgggctaaatttacatgaccgcgtctcatgagacttgctccacgcttgacatgcaacttgtattgcataagtggctttgcgggtgtctgtcNNNNNNNNNNNNNNNNNNNNNNNNNNNNNNNNNNNNNNNNNNNNNNNNNNNNNNNNNNNNNNNNNNNNNNNNNNNNNNNNNNNNNNNNNNNNNNNNNNNNATTGgatagcggatgaagccactagtccattggtgaagagATTGCCcagcaagattgaaagataaacaccacatacttcctcatgagctataaaacattgacactaaATCGAGATgacaaattttgaattgtttaaaggtagcactcagcacaatttactttggaatggccagctaaataccacatagtaggtaggtatggtgggagACTGGTGGCATGAGTGGTTGAGCTCaagtgttttggatgcatgagaagtattccctctcgatactaaggtttaggctagcaaaggtttgttcgaaacaaacacaagtatgagcaAGTGCAACAAAgctttacataagaacatattgcacagcattataatactctatcctgtcttccttgttgctcaaacacttttacgagaagaaaatatctagaccttaagagagagatcaattatgcgaaaccaatttcaacaagcccttcggtagttctccactaataggtttaaacccatGAAAAAGCTTATTTGATCTGTGTGAGGAGAGCCACAGAAAAAACATTTGAGAATATCCAAAATATCCACAACATataggcattttcttttcccaaccaataaccaataagtATTGTAACTTCCaactttatcattgaacattaaaaagtaagcgaagaacaagtgttcatatgaaaaagcggagcgtgtctctccaaAACAAGGGTGCTGGATCCAGATCTTGTTGaagcaaaaaaacaaaataaaataaacacctGGACTTGAAACTCCAGAGGTGAGCACATATGTGTGTGTTAGAATAAAAATATGGATTTCGAGGGGAGgaactgataagttgatgaaagaGGGATGCAGCATGACTCCCAAGCAAacgtgagtcttcttgaaatatctcggatgaaccacgggggcatccccaagaaaCTGGGCTTTTCACTCAGCTTCTTGATCTGTATAtcttcctcctctcttgacccttgaaaacttccttcacaacaaactctcataaacttcattagagggttagtactccaaaaaatttgaatccaccttggtcctgtagtgccacattgcaagaactcaataaaacattatatTTAGCTCTATCTGAAAAGCTCGCTTAAAGTCCCCTGAGAGACAATGCAGCTTAGGAGAGGGGGCGTCACGCCAGCGGAACAGCCCGATTAGAgacaaattttaataaaatactagttgctcaaatcagaaaactcaaaactaataaagTTGCAGTATATCTGAGAATGCatgaaatttgaatattttctgATTTATCTGCAGAGCTTTCCTTGGTCGTGACAGAGATAGAAATCTGTTCTGCATAAATCAAATCTACTGGTATCAACCGCCGATTAGAGGctcaac from Lolium rigidum isolate FL_2022 chromosome 4, APGP_CSIRO_Lrig_0.1, whole genome shotgun sequence encodes the following:
- the LOC124708072 gene encoding uncharacterized protein LOC124708072 isoform X2, producing the protein MEHYTMRSRFWQMDYASQQQQRIEVICPQPRRLSRPPFLMEPVTRASAKPNGTLQVYRADSASDILDLILSKNDPDVDTDPGSQVTFFCGSPPVRTNNPVVNDPQFGRNTPSFSPLGSSPFSKMLGGRAEVGSPSCGASSSPKVRIEGFACGNKETQCAVTFA
- the LOC124708072 gene encoding uncharacterized protein LOC124708072 isoform X1, whose amino-acid sequence is MEHYTMRLGPAAAAAAQQLSWGGDPPLPDRRSRFWQMDYASQQQQRIEVICPQPRRLSRPPFLMEPVTRASAKPNGTLQVYRADSASDILDLILSKNDPDVDTDPGSQVTFFCGSPPVRTNNPVVNDPQFGRNTPSFSPLGSSPFSKMLGGRAEVGSPSCGASSSPKVRIEGFACGNKETQCAVTFA